The Pygocentrus nattereri isolate fPygNat1 chromosome 17, fPygNat1.pri, whole genome shotgun sequence genome window below encodes:
- the or129-1 gene encoding odorant receptor 129-1, with amino-acid sequence MQNLTEPPGNATPTKNVSIIVKVCVVIPFFCVFLYCILLMLHTFVSHRQFFDSSRYILFTYMLVNDTLQMLLSVVLFLFVMGNVNFPIIFCTPLLFLSTATFQNSPLILAAMSLERYVAIFYPLHRPVSWRPERIWVIILSLWIVSCILPTVDFILMRPKADVDVLSTPVLCKMTVLNSSPIQTLFKVVMNGLFFALVAVVILFTYIRILLETRKMRQDRVSVSKALHTVVLHGFQLLLSMMAFTFPITESLIVLHVNWLQEHISFFNYFCFVLLPRFLSPLIYGLRDESLRSHMKRAVPCCRARISPHKATKN; translated from the coding sequence ATGCAAAATCTAACTGAACCTCCGGGCAATGCAACACCCACCAAGAACGTGTCCATCATTGTGAAGGTATGCGTGGTCATCCCATTCTTCTGCGTCTTCCTCTACTGCATCCTCCTGATGTTGCACACCTTCGTCTCTCACAGACAGTTCTTCGACAGCTCCCGCTACATCCTGTTCACCTACATGCTGGTCAATGACACCCTGCAGATGCTCCTCTCCGTGGTGCTCTTCCTCTTTGTCATGGGTAACGTGAACTTTCCCATCATCTTCTGCACCCCCTTGTTGTTCTTGTCCACAGCCACCTTCCAGAACAGCCCACTCATCCTGGCCGCCATGTCCCTGGAGCGCTACGTGGCCATCTTCTACCCACTGCATCGTCCAGTCTCCTGGAGACCTGAGAGAATCTGGGTCATCATCCTGAGTCTGTGGATCGTCAGCTGCATCCTGCCCACGGTGGACTTCATTCTGATGCGGCCCAAGGCGGATGTTGATGTCCTGTCCACCCCAGTGCTCTGCAAAATGACAGTCCTCAACTCCTCGCCCATTCAGACACTATTCAAAGTGGTCATGAACGGCCTCTTCTTTGCCCTGGTGGCCGTTGTTATTCTGTTCACGTACATCCGCATCCTTCTTGAGACTCGCAAGATGCGGCAGGACCGCGTGTCGGTCAGCAAGGCCCTACACACTGTGGTGCTCCACGGGTTCCAACTGCTGCTGAGCATGATGGCCTTCACCTTCCCCATCACCGAGAGCCTGATTGTCCTGCATGTCAACTGGCTGCAGGAGCACATATCTTTCTTCAACTACTTTTGTTTCGTCTTGCTGCCACGGTTTCTCAGCCCCCTCATTTACGGCCTCAGAGATGAGAGCCTGAGGAGCCACATGAAAAGAGCTGTGCCCTGCTGCAGGGCTCGAATTAGTCCTCATAAAGCGACCAAGAACTGA
- the LOC108410843 gene encoding odorant receptor 131-2-like, whose translation MCTAECNSSQTTNSSSHQLQLVSSVPLRKDLSLAMTQIFVWPFVYINFLMLFTFYSKQSFRTETRYILFAHTLLTDVIFLILTDLVVILSYSSVLMPMAFCIPLCMLMETVSSCTPLTITAMCVERYVAICMPLRHSAISTTSRTLTAILIIWIISSIKPFVDVFILVATVSKEYFLEPTFCHYEIMTPEQWHRLMRGILYIISFSIILFIEFFCYLMIVLAARAASVDKKSAGKGLRTISLHMLQLILCTIEIICPYIEAVVIQIDIELYLSVRSFNFFTFNVIARAVSPLVYGLRDEKFYAALSYYVRCRQNHISSENREPDP comes from the coding sequence ATGTGCACAGCAGAGTGTAACAGCAGTCAGACTACGAACAGCAGCAGTCACCAGTTGCAACTGGTCAGTTCTGTCCCATTGCGGAAGGATTTGTCCCTGGCCATGACTCAGATTTTTGTGTGgccttttgtttacatcaacTTCCTCATGCTTTTCACCTTCTACAGCAAACAGTCCTTCAGAACTGAGACACGTTACATACTGTTCGCCCACACCTTACTGACTGATGTGATTTTTCTTATACTGACAGATTTAGTGGTCATTCTCTCCTACAGCTCTGTGCTGATGCCGATGGCATTCTGTATTCCATTATGCATGCTCATGGAGACGGTCTCATCATGCACACCTCTAACCATCACTGCAATGTGTGTGGAGCGCTATGTGGCCATCTGCATGCCACTGAGACACAGTGCTATATCCACCACCAGCAGAACTCTTACTGCTATCCTTATCATCTGGATCATAAGCTCCATAAAGCCATTTGTGGATGTGTTTATCCTTGTTGCAACAGTCTCAAAGGAATATTTTTTAGAGCCTACCTTCTGCCATTATGAGATCATGACGCCAGAGCAATGGCACCGTTTAATGAGAGGAATTTTGTACATTATTTCTTTTAGCATAATTTTATTCATTGAGTTCTTTTGCTATTTGATGATTGTGCTCGCTGCCCGGGCGGCCTCTGTTGACAAGAAGTCAGCAGGCAAAGGTCTGCGCACCATCTCACTGCATATGCTTCAGCTTATCCTTTGCACAATTGAGATTATTTGTCCCTACATTGAAGCAGTAGTCATACAGATAGATATTGAGTTATATCTGTCAGTCCGCTCTTTCAACTTTTTCACATTTAATGTCATTGCCAGGGCTGTCAGTCCACTTGTCTATGGACTAAGAGATGAGAAATTTTATGCTGCGCTCTCATACTATGTCAGATGTAGACAAAATCACATCTCCTCTGAAAACAGAGAACCAGATCCATAA